One genomic segment of Hevea brasiliensis isolate MT/VB/25A 57/8 chromosome 3, ASM3005281v1, whole genome shotgun sequence includes these proteins:
- the LOC110651912 gene encoding disease resistance protein RGA2-like, giving the protein MADSFLFNVAESVLGKLGSLALKQFSLAWGLESDLEKIKDNLKVIKAVLLDAEQQRSQNPRIEVWLENLKEVLYDAEDVVDEFECEALRRQVVKSGNTTRKVRRLFSSSNPLAFRFRMGHKLKQIRERVTEIAALKSDFGLTEQIFDRHVIHREREMTHSFIDASNVIGREQARDNVIETLLRSVDGENVSIIPIVGIGGIGKTTLAKLVYNDQRIATHFELKLWVCVSDVFELDKVIIKILDSASTGQRYTDMGIDQLQRTLREALNGKKYLLILDDVWSEDPRKWGELKTLLMGGANGSKIVVTTRSQRVAKIMGTVSALNLSLLSLQDCLSLFSKCAFKGQQEKQNPNLKRIGEEIVRKCKGVPLAVITLGSLLYSVTDEREWEFIRDNEIWKLEQKEDDIFAALRLSYEHLPSYLKRCFAYCSIFPKDYEMDDIELVYLWIANGLVQSSNENQELEDFGLRYFKALCSRCFFQDFAEYGGSVGCKMHDLIHDLALSVSINECSMVRTSTQQIPKSVRQISFPYPQSLPNDLPESLQNLDRVQTIWSINERREGISSEVFIKKCVSRFQYMRVLDLTFSGFEVLPTSIGDLKHLKYLSLYGNGLIRRLPNSICELQSLQVLLLGRCWSLEELPKDIKYMINLRWLWITTNQKYLPTGGIGCLKSLRFLFIGWCDNLEYLFEDMQGLKMLRRLFVCFRRSLTSLPQNIKCLMALETLCIDECENLDLAMEEGENNQFPTQFSLQKLELRNLPKLLEFPQWLIQGSTNNLKVMRIGECDNLRELPECLQNMASLQELRITDYPKLNNN; this is encoded by the coding sequence ATGGCCGACTCATTTCTCTTCAACGTCGCAGAGAGTGTTCTGGGGAAGTTGGGCTCTCTTGCTCTTAAACAATTTTCGCTGGCATGGGGACTCGAAAGCGATCTTGAAAAGATTAAGGACAACTTGAAAGTCATCAAAGCTGTGCTTTTGGATGCCGAGCAGCAGCGGTCACAGAATCCACGGATAGAAGTTTGGCTGGAGAATCTCAAAGAAGTCCTGTACGATGCAGAAGATGTGGTGGATGAGTTTGAATGTGAAGCCTTGCGAAGGCAAGTGGTCAAGTCTGGTAACACCACTCGAAAGGTAAGGCGATTATTTTCTAGCTCTAATCCACTTGCATTCCGCTTTAGAATGGGGCATAAACTAAAGCAGATTAGAGAGAGGGTAACTGAAATCGCAGCTCTTAAGTCTGATTTTGGTCTTACTGAGCAGATTTTTGATAGGCATGTCATTCATAGGGAGAGGGAGATGACCCACTCCTTTATAGATGCTTCTAATGTCATTGGGAGGGAACAAGCTAGAGATAACGTCATTGAAACATTGTTGCGATCTGTTGATGGTGAAAATGTCTCCATTATTCCAATTGTTGGAATAGGAGGTATTGGGAAGACTACACTTGCTAAATTGGTTTATAATGATCAAAGGATAGCTACTCATTTTGAGTTGAAGTTATGGGTTTGTGTTTCTGATGTTTTTGAATTAGATAAGGTGATTATTAAAATTCTTGACTCTGCATCTACTGGTCAACGATATACGGATATGGGTATAGACCAATTACAAAGAACCTTGCGAGAGGCTTTGAATGGAAAGAAATATTTACTCATCCTAGATGATGTGTGGAGCGAGGACCCTAGAAAATGGGGTGAACTGAAAACATTGTTAATGGGAGGTGCTAATGGAAGTAAAATTGTAGTTACCACTCGTAGCCAACGTGTTGCTAAAATTATGGGCACAGTCTCTGCTCTCAATTTGAGTCTTCTTTCACTCCAGGATTGTTTGTCTTTGTTTTCTAAATGTGCATTTAAAggacaacaagaaaaacaaaatccAAACTTGAAAAGAATTGGGGAAGAAATTGTGAGAAAATGCAAAGGAGTTCCTTTGGCAGTGATAACATTAGGATCTCTGCTTTACTCTGTAACTGATGAGCGCGAATGGGAATTTATAAGAGATAATGAGATATGGAAATTAGAGCAAAAGGAAGATGACATTTTCGCTGCTTTAAGATTGAGCTATGAACACTTGCCATCTTACTTGAAACGATGCTTTGCATATTGCTCGATTTTTCCCAAGGATTATGAAATGGATGATATTGAATTGGTTTATTTATGGATAGCAAATGGACTTGTTCAATCTTCCAATGAGAATCAAGAGTTAGAAGATTTTGGCTTGCGCTATTTTAAAGCGCTATGTTCTAGATGTTTCTTCCAAGATTTTGCTGAATATGGTGGCAGTGTTGGATGTAAAATGCATGATCTAATACATGATCTAGCATTATCAGTCTCAATAAATGAATGCTCAATGGTAAGGACCAGCACTCAACAGATTCCCAAAAGTGTTCGACAGATATCTTTTCCTTATCCTCAATCTCTTCCAAATGATCTTCCTGAATCCTTACAAAACCTGGATCGTGTGCAAACCATTTGGTCTATAAATGAAAGACGTGAGGGGATTAGTAGTGAAGTGTTCATTAAAAAGTGTGTCTCAAGATTTCAGTACATGAGAGTCTTGGATTTAACTTTTTCAGGGTTTGAAGTACTGCCAACAAGCATAGGTGATTTGAAGCATTTGAAATATCTTAGTTTATATGGTAATGGTTTAATTAGAAGACTCCCTAATTCCATATGTGAGCTGCAAAGCTTGCAAGTTCTACTACTAGGTAGATGTTGGAGTCTTGAAGAGTTGCCCAAAGATATAAAGTATATGATTAACCTTAGATGGCTTTGGATAACTACGAATCAAAAGTATTTACCAACGGGTGGAATAGGCTGCTTGAAGTCTCTTCGATTTTTGTTCATTGGCTGGTGTGATAATCTAGAATATTTGTTTGAAGACATGCAAGGCCTCAAAATGCTTCGAAGATTGTTCGTCTGTTTTCGTAGAAGCTTGACATCTTTGCCACAAAATATTAAATGCCTAATGGCATTAGAAACTCTTTGTATTGATGAATGTGAAAACCTTGATTTGGCAATGGAGGAAGGAGAAAACAATCAATTCCCAACTCAATTCAGCCTCCAAAAACTAGAGTTAAGAAACTTGCCAAAATTATTGGAGTTTCCACAATGGCTTATTCAAGGATCTACCAACAATTTAAAAGTCATGAGAATTGGAGAGTGTGACAACCTCAGAGAATTACCAGAATGCCTACAGAACATGGCATCACTTCAAGAGCTTCGAATCACAGATTATCCGAAGCTAAACAACAATTGA